The Bacteroidota bacterium genome includes the window TGAGCCCCGCAGACTCCAAAGCCATCGGAACGGCAATCCAGGAAGCCAACGACGCCGGCATTCCTGTTTTCACGGTAGACATTGCAGCACTCGCTGACGACGTAGAAGTTGTTACCCATATTGCTACCGATAACTATAGCGGCGGCCGGCTTGCTGCTGAAGCAGTGCTCGAAGTCCTCGGCGATGCTGGCGGCAAAGTAGCCATTATCGATCATCCTGAAGTAGAATCGGTTATCCTGAGAACCCAGGGGTTTGCAGAAGTGGTTGCTGAATCAGGCGGTGGCAATGTAGAAATTGTGGCGCAGTTGCCTGGCGGCGGCGTGAAGGACAAAGCCTTCCGTGTTGCAGAAGACATCTTGCAGGCCCACCCGGATCTCGACATCATTTTTGCCATCAACGACGATACGGCGCTCGGTACGGTTGCCGCAATCGAAAAAGCCGGCAAATCCGGCTCGGTTCAGGTTGTAGGATTTGATGGCACCCTCGAAGCCCGCCGGGCGATCCGCGACGGGAAAATTTACGCAGATGTTATTCAACACCCACACACGCTGGGCACCATGTCGATTGACGCCATTGTCAAGTACATGAACGGCGAAGAACTGCCGG containing:
- a CDS encoding substrate-binding domain-containing protein, with protein sequence MRNLRPFASLTLFFALVLTLGACQPASDAPAETAAEATIGVTLLTMTHPFFQNLATGLEEGAASNNMTVSVNSAEFDVARQRNQISDFIVQGVSAIVMSPADSKAIGTAIQEANDAGIPVFTVDIAALADDVEVVTHIATDNYSGGRLAAEAVLEVLGDAGGKVAIIDHPEVESVILRTQGFAEVVAESGGGNVEIVAQLPGGGVKDKAFRVAEDILQAHPDLDIIFAINDDTALGTVAAIEKAGKSGSVQVVGFDGTLEARRAIRDGKIYADVIQHPHTLGTMSIDAIVKYMNGEELPAEQLIPATLYRQADAAADPLIAEDEASE